The Tursiops truncatus isolate mTurTru1 chromosome 9, mTurTru1.mat.Y, whole genome shotgun sequence DNA segment atcaataatacaGTATTAACTGTTTCTTTTGCTCTACACTTAGCAGATAGATTGAGGCCAAGGGAATTAAGTCAACACTGAGGAAGAGCTGAGAAATATCCAAAAGAGAAGTCAGATGCTGGTCACGTGACTTATGCCCATGGACAAGCTGTGCCTCGACTGTAGACCTATGTGAGTCAACACGATCTCTTTAATGCTTAAGCCTGTGTGAGCCGGGTTTAGTTACTTGCAATACAGGGTCCTAACCAACAAAatactgaaattataaaaatctttcatgaaatgtaaatttatatcTGTAGCCTTCGACAACGAGTTTTTAACATAATATGCAAAAATATTCCCCCAGGGATGAAATTATCCAGTAGTTTTCAAAGgtactttttaatcttttcatgGGTGTTGTGGAGGAATAGACAGTAAGGAGAAAGACAGTGGCTGGAAATCTTTCTGAGTACATCCTACCACAGATCCTGGATCCATTACAGTGGCAAAGAATAATATCCCCCTTTATTTTGGCTTTTCATATCAGTACGGTGTATAATATGGAAAAACTCCTGTCGCCATATGCCAAAacctcccaacccctcccccGGTGGTTTTtcaaaaaccaccaccaccacacattTAAAGGAATCCGGTAGTTGTGTTTAACATGAAGGTATGGGTAAACCCCCTAGTTTTAGAGGACCTGAATTAACTGCTTTCAGACAGTATCTTTGAAAAGTGAAGTGCTGAGACAAATGTGCTACTTTCTCAATGTTCTCCAAATCTTACTGAAGTTCAATCTATGAAGCATAAAATCCTCTTTAGTCGTAGAGGTAATAagagctactatttattgagtacttattatgtgTCAGATACTGTGGCAAAATGCTTCATatacatttactcatttaatttctaattcttcttttagcagggcttatttttaaaattccaaatgaaATGTTATGAACAGCACTTTCCAGATTATGGCCATAAATGATAACCTTGGGATTGATACTGGTGCCTTATTTTATGAAGAGTTCTTGTCTTCCAAGATTTGCAGGTCCCATCTTATACACCTAGAATGGCTGCAACTGACTGGTTAATTTCTGAGGCTGGACATTGAACTTCATCTAAGAGCTTGTAATAGCAAAGGTAAAACACTGGAAAACTACAAATTTACCATGATCTCAATCACATCAAGAAACCAGATGACTTGGAGAGCCCTTACAGCAATCTGCCTCTAATAATCTTGCTCAGTACGTACTACAGAAAATGAAGTTTATACAAATTTCAAACCAGCGTTACTCAAAGCGTGGTATGTGAATATGGTACCAGTCTGCAAACTGTTACTAGCATGGGACAACATTTTCTATATTACTGATTATTAACTACAATGCCTAGTTTGGCTAACGTTTTTTAAATAGCAAGATATTCTTGATGAAGGAGAGACTGTGTTGACTTATTTTCTAGCCCAACCTCTTTACCCACCATGAACTGGTAACAAACAGCTTGTGGACCAGCTGTTTTGAGCAACATTGCTCTAGGCCTCAATTTTGGATATTACCTCTAGTTTTTCTGTCCCTGATGCCACacaaaatttaagtaaattaacaACCAAATACTTAGCTTAAACAGTTACATAGTAatggaaaaagcaataaaaatcagCAATTGACCTCACCTTTGACAGAAGCAATTTCACACAGGAAACATGACCTTCATAGACGGCAGACAGAAGAGGTGTAATATGATGTTTATCTGGAGcctatgaaataataaagatatagaTCACCTcatccatttttcatttattccttccttctagATCTAATTAGGGAATGctcataaatatttcaaaatcgGTGTTTACGCATTTTTAGCCTCTTAGGAGCTGCTAGAGGCCCAAGCCCACACGCAGTTTCTCCTTGGGAGTCAGCCTAGTGAAACAGATGGAGCAGGGCTTTGACCCCATCTCAAAtctgggctctgccacttactgcaTGActaattacttaacctctctgagcctcaactccgCATTACTGTAGACGTGCCAATGTGGTGCAGGAAGGGAATCTCGAGAGGGGTGGAACATAGCCAATGAAGAGGTAAAAGATTGCCACAATTGGGCCACGTGACATGGTATCCCCTGAGATGTGAAAAGTTCATCTCACTTGCTGTCATGgttacttaaacatttttctaaaactcTGAAATGCAACAGCTACAAAAGGCAAGAGTCAAGAGATGACTGCTGTCTGACTTTTGTCCAAAAATCCAGTTTAGATTTCTCATGACTGCAGAGCCCTATGCTCCATTGGGTGATAGCTATTTGCCACCTACAGATAGTGCTAACTCTCACATTGCTTTAGAACTTGAAAAGGAAACATCTACCCCCCCAGttttatcagttaaaaaaaaatcaacttgttctgcttattttaaaaaaatcacaactatGTATTTCTAAGTTACAGAAATTTGGTATAATTTCAGACTATATTCTTACTTCATATGAGGTTTCCACCAGTAACTATTTTATAAATCTACAGAAAACAATTACCCAAAAGCATACAAGAATTTTTTCTAGAATGACAGTGTTCTTTACATACATTAATATCTGCTCCTTTCAGCAGCAGAAATTCCAGGATTTCAAGCTGCCCACAATCTGCTGCATAATGAAGAGGCTTCCTTCCACCTTCTAGTGTCCGGTTGACGTCTTCTCCCTTATAAAAGAAgccaaatgaaaacaatattcaTAAGGATGGTAGACTGAAGAAGGGAACTGAGGCACCtgctatttttactttcttaaagcTGCAAGGGTTTCATGAAAGAATTACATTTCTTGCAACGTGAAATAAGTAACCAAGAACTTTAAATTCTGTACAAATAGCACACAGCATGACAGCAATTCAAATCATGATTAGTCaagctgaaaacaataaaaaaatgctAAATGTAATGAAATCTATTATTGTGCTCTATTTCTAAGGAGTTCAATCAGCACGATGTCAAGATGTGGCCACCAAAGACTGATGAGTTCAAATACTTAGATTTTACACAGATCATATGACATGTATTTTAATACTTCAGAGAAAGCATCACTACTTTGATGGAGGCAGACATCATCACAAGGTAATGAGTATTAGCTATTAagaattcatttcattcattcagcatttaaGCGCTATTGTATGGCCGGCTCTGTGCACACAGGGGACAATAGTGAGCAAAATCAGAAATGGCTGCTGACTGCACGGAGCTTACCATCCAGTGTGGGAGGCAgattttaatcaaataatcacatgaCTAAACATAATGACGATAACAATACCTACATCTAATGGAGTTGTGGTGAGGGTTAAACTAAATGATCCATGTAGAGCACTTAAGATATTATAGctaatattaatagaaatatgattagctattattataagtTACCTATGTACATATGAGATATACTCAAATTCTGAATGAAATCCATtactcagtcttttctttttaatgttaaggGTCACTATAAAGATAATGCATCAGTTTTTCAAACAATGAAGTTATTAAATTCAAACAACAATTtgaaatctttaaatatatagaggtattttttttttccgttaAGGAAAAAGTTTAACTCCAGGGTTTTACATCCTCCAGTAAGTATCAGAGTGAGCTATATTATCTTACTTATTGTTCAAGGGCTggtacttaaataaaaaaaaaaaaaaaaaaaaagcattccaaGAGGTGAGATCACGTGCCTGTCACAACAATCAGTGGAGGCATCAGAGCTTTAAGTCAGGAAACGAAATTACACAGTGTTTCCGAGTTCCAGGCCAgatgtatatttcaaatatattgtcTCTGTGGAGGATCAAGAATTTCATCAAAAATAGTCCTCttttgaattaataataaaacaacccTTTTCTGTTAAGAGTACTTGAGTAATTCACAGAAGTAACTTCTAATGGGTTGCTTATTCAAGTCAACGTGTGATATTTACAGTAAAATAGGGCCTCTTATAAAGTATATGAATATAGAAGAAAGGTGTATAACATACTTAAGATCAACGAAGGCTGGGTTAGAGCTCCAATTCTACCAGTCAGTTGTAGGACCTTAGACTAGTTACTTTctaaatctttgttttcttatctgtaaaatgggactaaaaataaacctcacgggggggggggggggggggggggggtgttagtGTATcatcaaatgagataatccatgtaaagtaTCTAACACACTACCTCACAGGGTAATATGTTTAATAGAGGTTAAGTATTATTGCTGTGCATTCCTAATGTTGGTTTATACTGGTTCTAAAAGATTATCCAAAATTAGGTTAATGCAGGTTTCTGCATAATGGCTGAAATACAAAGATATGATTTATTACAATATACTTTATATTCAGAAACAAATTTAAACGTAAGGGTGACTTGGGGTACCACCTTAGTCTTTATTCACAACTGTAGAAATGTGAGGCTTTGAGGCAAAGAGGTACTCCTTCAAATGATTTGGATAAAACtagttttcctttcattattatttcttttccattatttacaTTAACTGGAGAGGATTAACTGGAGAGGATTAACTGGAGAGGCCTTTCAGTGaaacaaagtaaagaaataaCTGCAGTAAGTATTCAACAAGATAGCTTTGTCAAAAAGGTATtttcctgggtttccctggtggtgcagtggttgagagcccacctgccaatgcgggggacacgggttcgtgccccggtcagggaggatcccacatgccgcggagcagctgggcccgtgagccatggccgctgagcctgcgtgtccggagcctgtgctccgcgacaggagaggccacaacggtgggaggcccgcgtaccgcagagagaaaaaaaaaaaagatattttcctgAGTCAAAATATGCACTATCTTCCTTCCTTACTTAGTACAAGCATGCAAAATGCATATGAAAAGGAACTGTTGTGAGTTTAAACTTTCTCCTTTATCCCTGCAGATGCTGCTTTACAATTCTTATTTTAGCAGACAAAAGTGACAATACTGGAAAGGCTTTGTGTGAATGACAGGAAAGAAAGGATTTTCTTCTGCAGGCCTTTGCAAAAGCAGTACTTACTGAGAAATTTATAGTACTAAATGCCTGTATTGGAAAAGTAGAAAGGCCTCAAATTAACGATCTTTGtacttctaccttaagaaactagggggagggcttccctggtggcgcagtggttaagagtccgcctgccgatgcagggaacacgggttcgtgccccggtccgggaagatcccacatgctgcggagcagctgggcccgtgagccatggccactgagcctgcgcgtctggagcctgtgctccgcaacaggagaggccacaacagtgaaaggcccgtgtaccgaaaaaaaaaaaaaaaaaaaaaatagggggagAAATGACAtatggaaatctctgtaccttgctcagttttgctatgaacctaaaaatgctctagaaaataaagtctattaaaaaattaaattcaaaataagcagaaatcaatgaaatgaaaacaggaaaataatagaaatcaaATCTGATTCTCTGAGATCAATATAACTGATAAATCTCTAGTCAgaatgatcaggaaaaaaaatgacagaaagtgCTAATATTAGACCTCACAGActatcttcccacaaagaaactcCCATGCCCCAGGTGGCTACACTGGTAaatttttaccaaacatttaaggaaaaaaaaagtaataccaattctacatgctcttccagaaaacagaaagcacccaaactcattctatggggtGAGCATTACTCTGATTCTAAAACGAGACAAAGACTTACAAGAAAAGAACACCACAGGCTAATGTCCCTCACGAACacaaattctaaacaaaatttgagcaaactgaatccaacaatatatagaAAGTTTAATAATAGACCATGACCAAGTAGTGTTTACCCCAGGAATACAAGGTTGgttgaatatttgaaaaagtCAGTCAACATAATTCACTATTTTAACatctaaacaaagaaaaatcatataatcatctcaaaaagtatctgacaaaatccaacatcctttaCTGATAAaaactcagtaaactaggaaaaGGAGGACACTTCCCTGGCCTAATAAGGGGCTTCTacaaaaaaaagtacaattaacatcatacttaatttgTGACAGATTGAATGCTTTTctcctaaaatcaggaacaagacaagatgtcAGTTTCTACCTTCTATTCCACACTGTGCTGGAGGTTCTAACCAGTGCAACagggaacaaacaaacaaaccccatcTCTTTTGAAAAGGAAGCAGTataactgtctttatttgcagatggtGTGATTGTCTATGCAGAAAGTCCAATGGAATCTACCAAAGagttactagaactaataagtaatTTTAGCAATGCTGAAGGACAAAAGATCAATATACCAAATCAACTGCATTTTTGTATAGCACTAGCAATTAATAATTGCAAAATTaataattgcaaatcaaaaccaatattatttacaatagcatacaAATTTATGAAATACTTAGTAAGTCTAACAAAAAATGTACAATAtctatatactgaaaactaccaAACACTGTTGAAGAGAAATTAGaggatctaaataaataaatggagagatacacagcatgttcatggattgggagACTCATTactgtaaagatgtcaattttccACAGATTGATGTATAGAGTCAATGCAATACCAGTTAAAACTTTAgcaggctttttaaaaagaaattgacaggacttccttggtggcacagtggttaagaatccacctgccaatgcaggggacacgggttcgagccctggtccgggaagatcccacatgccgcggagcaactaagcccatgtgccacaactactgagcctgcgctctagagcccgtgagccacaactactgagcgcgcatgccacaactactgaagcctgcgcgcctagagcccgtgctccgcaacaagagaagccacggcagtgagaagcctgcgcaccacaacaaagagtagccccgctctccgcaactagagaaagcctgtgcacagcaacgaagacccaacgtagccaaaaataataaattaaaaattttaaaaagaaagtgacaaACTGACCCTAAATTTcacatggaaatacaaacaatctataacagccaaaacaactttgaaaagaaagaacaatttgGAGAGctaacactacctgatttcaagaattattaaaaactgcagtaatcaagaaagcatggtattggcataaaattataaaatatgcaaacatatatactgatagaaagcagattagtggttgcttattTGGGGGTAACAGAAGGGAGGGACTATGAAGGGGCACTTGAGGGTAATGAAATCTAGTCATTATCTGGactatggtgatggtttcatgatTGTATAcgtgtcaaaacttatcaaattgcaCTCTTTAAATATCTGCAGTTTCTTGCATTTCAATTACACCTCAGTAACATAGATTTTCCTAAATCAAGTCTCTGTGGCTCTAATTCTTGTAAAATGAGATGCTAACAAATCAATATTTGAGGTAGAATAGGTGTAGGAATGAGTAACAGTACCTTCATGGGAGACTTAAAGAGCAAAAGCTATTTGAGGTCAAGTTCCTTCATTGTTAGTGCTGAATGAGAAGCTCCTGACTTCTGTAACCAACAAACTACACGGAACAAGAAGTTTTTAAGTGGGATAAGAGTGGATCCATACGACTCCTACTAGCTGGGTGGGCTTTAGAGGTCAAAACAATTGTCTGGATTGCTGGAAAAAACCTCTTACTCGGCACCCCCAACTTCCAGCCCCATTATGCCTACTCCATCCTTTACTCTGCAGCTACAGGGATCTTGCTAAACACAAAATGTGGTCACATTATTCCCCTTTTAAAAGTACTCTGAAGACCACGCATTGCTCCTAGAGAATAGGTCTAAACAATTAAACACGGTTTACAAGACTTGGAGTGATCTATATTCAGTGATTACCTTTCCAGCTTTAATTCTCACAGCACTCCTCCCCACTGTCCTTTGTTCAGTTAATTCCTACTAATTCTTTAGAATCAAGCTTTAATCAAACTTCCTCTGGAAAGTCATCTTTTAACTACTGCAACTTTGAGTCATACGACCTTCACAGGGGTGCCCAAAGCACCTTGTATTTCCCTGTCACATTCTACTTAACCTGCCTCTGTCTGTATCCTCTGTGAACACAGGTCAGGTATCATGTCACTATTATTTACTTTTGCAGCTCCAGTGCCTAGTATACCTTCTGACACATACTAAATTTTACATGATAGAAGCTTTTAGACTGAACAAATGGTGAAATTGCTGAAGCAAAAGACTTGGAAGTAAGTCATCTTCTATTTCAAGCAAATACTGATAATGCATTAGTTATCCAGTAACAGCAGCAGTTACTTGAGAT contains these protein-coding regions:
- the MTPN gene encoding myotrophin isoform X1 — protein: MCDKEFMWALKNGDLDEVKDYVAKGEDVNRTLEGGRKPLHYAADCGQLEILEFLLLKGADINAPDKHHITPLLSAVYEGHVSCVKLLLSKGADKTVKGPDGLTAFEATDNQAIKALLQ
- the MTPN gene encoding myotrophin isoform X2 → MCDKEFMWALKNGDLDEVKDYVAKGEDVNRTLEGGRKPLHYAADCGQLEILEFLLLKGADINAPDKHHITPLLSAVYEGHVSCVKLLLSKIQNPEVSVLL